A genomic segment from Cyanobium sp. NIES-981 encodes:
- the zwf gene encoding glucose-6-phosphate dehydrogenase, protein MAAVLTNPLRVGLRQERVIPPQIIVIFGASGDLTHRKLVPALFELHRQRRLPSEFAVLGCARRPWSDEEFRSRMAASLADAIAADPQAWEQFSAGLFYEPADLSNPATIVTLGERLDDIDRARATRGNRTFYLSVSPAFYGSGTRSLAAAGLLSDPERSRVVIEKPFGTDYASAQELNRVVLGCAKEKQIFRIDHYLGKETVQNILVLRFANTIFEPIWNRNYIANVQITAAETVGVEERAGYYETSGALRDMVQNHLTQMLALTTMEPPGRFDAEAIRNEKAKVLQAAQLANPGEPWKCCVRGQYSPGGSRNSPITGYREEPGVNPNSTTETYVAMKLFINNWRWQGVPFYLRTGKRLPKRLSEVVLTFREAPVHLFDAAAGAPTPNQLILRIQPDEGAEIKFEVKAPGSGMRSRPVDMAFSYDDSFGEPSDEGYVRLLADAMLGEPTLYTRSDEVEAAWRLYTPLLEVLEESPWQLPVHPYEARTWGPAAADNLLAEDDLVWRRP, encoded by the coding sequence GCCAGCGCCGTCTGCCCAGCGAGTTCGCCGTGCTGGGCTGTGCCCGGCGGCCCTGGAGCGATGAGGAGTTCCGCTCCCGCATGGCCGCCTCCCTGGCCGACGCCATCGCCGCCGATCCCCAGGCCTGGGAGCAGTTCTCCGCCGGGCTGTTCTACGAACCCGCCGACCTCTCCAACCCCGCCACGATCGTGACGCTGGGCGAGCGGCTCGATGACATCGACCGGGCCCGCGCCACCCGCGGCAACCGCACCTTCTACCTCTCGGTGTCGCCGGCCTTCTACGGCAGCGGCACCCGCTCCCTGGCCGCGGCCGGCCTGCTCAGCGACCCGGAGCGCAGCCGGGTGGTGATCGAGAAGCCCTTCGGCACCGACTACGCCAGCGCCCAGGAACTCAACCGGGTGGTGCTGGGCTGCGCCAAGGAGAAGCAGATCTTCCGGATCGACCACTACCTCGGCAAGGAAACGGTCCAGAACATCCTGGTGCTGCGCTTCGCCAACACCATCTTCGAGCCGATCTGGAACCGCAACTACATCGCCAACGTGCAGATCACGGCGGCAGAAACCGTGGGGGTGGAGGAGCGGGCCGGCTACTACGAAACCTCCGGCGCCCTGCGGGACATGGTGCAGAACCACCTCACCCAGATGCTGGCCCTCACCACCATGGAGCCGCCCGGCCGCTTCGACGCCGAGGCCATCCGCAACGAGAAGGCCAAGGTGCTGCAGGCGGCCCAGCTGGCCAACCCCGGTGAACCCTGGAAATGCTGTGTGCGGGGGCAGTACAGCCCCGGCGGCAGCAGGAACAGCCCCATCACCGGCTACCGGGAGGAGCCGGGGGTGAACCCCAACAGCACCACCGAGACCTACGTGGCGATGAAGCTGTTCATCAACAACTGGCGCTGGCAGGGGGTGCCGTTCTACCTGCGCACCGGCAAGCGGCTGCCCAAGCGCCTCTCCGAGGTGGTGCTCACCTTCCGGGAGGCGCCGGTGCACCTGTTCGATGCGGCCGCAGGGGCCCCGACGCCCAACCAGCTGATCCTGCGCATCCAGCCCGATGAGGGGGCGGAGATCAAGTTCGAGGTGAAGGCCCCCGGTTCCGGCATGCGCAGCCGCCCGGTGGACATGGCCTTCAGCTACGACGACTCCTTCGGCGAACCCAGCGATGAGGGCTACGTGCGGCTGCTGGCCGACGCCATGCTGGGGGAACCCACCCTCTACACCCGCAGCGACGAAGTGGAAGCGGCCTGGCGGCTCTACACGCCGCTGCTGGAGGTGCTGGAGGAATCGCCCTGGCAGCTGCCGGTGCACCCCTACGAAGCCCGCACCTGGGGCCCCGCCGCCGCCGACAACCTGCTGGCCGAAGACGACCTGGTGTGGCGGCGCCCCTGA
- a CDS encoding glucose-6-phosphate dehydrogenase assembly protein OpcA — MSAQLTLQAPTALPPADVAPYLEKLWGEDLQHTSGAATFSLVVYEPSWLQQQLIRTGRVAGPLTGLLDRDLIAAAKEAVPVLDLPFSTAVMDQRLAWRLGQQPGDARAEDLRGQFVDAAISAHMPRRLITLAPTLEESRPLETLVAAYCPLPDEGGGGPACGDVVVLRGGREVIKNKLDLVLPLISDDLPCWVWWNSSLDEAPELLEALAPPPRRLVVDSSLGQPRRCIDVLVDRIASGQAVNDLNWLRLRSWRESLAMVFDPPSRRNALDHVVQLDIDVEGDHPLKGLLLAAWLADRLGWELVESYGVETDWAGTRREKGIGAEFRRRDGSALQFRLMPVPVGSPKIHPGALVGLRLICAPEGRPPLCVILCSESGGCMRLEAGGMASMELAEDVVPLPNESEEEELARLLSGGHDTTNPLLAAAAPIAAKLLPS, encoded by the coding sequence ATGTCTGCCCAGCTCACCCTTCAGGCCCCCACCGCCCTTCCCCCCGCCGACGTGGCCCCCTACCTGGAGAAGCTCTGGGGGGAAGATCTGCAGCACACCAGCGGCGCGGCCACCTTCAGCCTGGTGGTGTACGAGCCCTCCTGGCTGCAGCAGCAGCTGATCCGCACCGGCCGCGTGGCCGGGCCCCTCACAGGCCTGCTCGACCGTGACCTGATCGCCGCGGCCAAGGAGGCGGTGCCGGTGCTGGACCTGCCGTTCAGCACGGCGGTGATGGATCAGCGCCTGGCCTGGCGGCTGGGCCAGCAGCCGGGCGACGCCCGCGCAGAGGACCTGCGCGGCCAGTTCGTGGATGCGGCCATCAGCGCCCACATGCCGCGGCGGCTGATCACGCTGGCCCCCACCCTGGAGGAGTCGCGGCCGCTCGAAACCCTGGTGGCGGCTTACTGCCCCCTGCCGGACGAGGGCGGCGGCGGCCCGGCCTGCGGCGATGTGGTGGTGCTGCGGGGCGGCCGGGAGGTGATCAAGAACAAGCTCGATCTGGTGCTGCCGCTGATCAGCGACGACCTGCCCTGCTGGGTGTGGTGGAACAGCAGCCTGGACGAAGCCCCGGAACTGCTGGAGGCCCTGGCTCCACCCCCACGCCGGCTGGTGGTGGACAGCTCCCTGGGCCAGCCGCGGCGCTGCATCGACGTGCTGGTGGACCGGATCGCCAGCGGCCAGGCCGTGAACGACCTCAACTGGCTGCGGCTGCGCAGCTGGCGCGAGTCGCTGGCGATGGTGTTTGATCCGCCCTCGCGCCGCAACGCCCTCGACCACGTGGTGCAGCTGGACATCGACGTGGAGGGCGATCACCCGCTCAAGGGCCTGCTGCTGGCGGCCTGGCTGGCCGACCGGCTGGGCTGGGAGCTGGTGGAGTCGTACGGGGTGGAGACCGACTGGGCCGGCACCCGGCGGGAGAAGGGCATCGGGGCCGAGTTCCGCCGCCGCGATGGCTCGGCCCTGCAGTTCCGGCTCATGCCCGTGCCGGTGGGCAGCCCCAAGATCCACCCGGGGGCCCTGGTGGGCCTGCGCCTGATCTGCGCGCCGGAGGGGCGGCCGCCCCTGTGCGTGATCCTCTGCTCCGAGTCGGGGGGCTGCATGCGGCTGGAGGCCGGCGGCATGGCCTCGATGGAGCTGGCGGAAGACGTGGTGCCCCTGCCCAATGAGAGCGAGGAGGAGGAGCTGGCCCGCCTGCTCTCCGGCGGCCACGACACCACCAACCCGCTGCTGGCCGCCGCGGCCCCGATCGCTGCCAAGCTGCTCCCCAGCTAG
- a CDS encoding cobyrinate a,c-diamide synthase gives MPCLIAAPCSGSGKTLLTLSLAALARQRGLRLQPFKVGPDYLDPQLLSQVSGLPCRNLDPILCGEAWVRRCFHWHGSRADLALVEGVMGLFDGRGPGSEGSSAAVAALLDLPVVLVVEASRQAGSLAALVRGFRDHGPPPVRLAGVVLNRVNSARHRQLLAEALEAIAVPLLGVLPSDPALDWPERHLGLLPPQEQADLPERQQAWAALAERHLDLEQLWPLLAPAAPASGPGHGDPIDWLLGSHSPSRSGHHRMGSGTGMASGSGMLSGPLPVAVAQDAAFHFRYPEADELLRGCGLDPRPWSPLADEPLPPGTRAVLLPGGYPELHAAPLAAAGRSLAALRQAARTGLPIAAECGGLLLLGETLGDPEGRTHPMAGVLPFSARRGALSLGYREALAGSDGLLVRRGESFRGHEFHRWQLQTVTDGGGLWQLEGWGSPRRSEGWTTPTLHASWLHLHWAGCPRIPSRLAAAAASAAVAPARSLPSHRVLPDGGDRQSAGA, from the coding sequence TTGCCCTGCCTGATCGCGGCCCCCTGCAGCGGCAGCGGCAAGACCCTGCTCACCCTGAGCCTGGCGGCCCTGGCCCGCCAGCGGGGCCTGCGGCTGCAGCCTTTCAAGGTGGGGCCCGACTACCTCGACCCGCAGCTGCTCAGCCAGGTGAGCGGGCTGCCCTGCCGCAACCTCGACCCCATCCTGTGCGGCGAGGCCTGGGTGCGGCGCTGCTTCCACTGGCACGGCAGCCGGGCCGATCTGGCGCTGGTGGAGGGGGTGATGGGCCTGTTCGACGGGCGGGGCCCCGGCAGCGAGGGCAGCTCGGCGGCGGTGGCCGCCCTGCTGGATCTGCCGGTGGTGCTGGTGGTGGAGGCCTCCCGCCAGGCCGGCTCACTGGCGGCCCTGGTGCGGGGCTTCCGCGACCACGGCCCGCCGCCGGTGCGGCTGGCCGGGGTGGTGCTGAACCGGGTGAACAGCGCGCGGCACCGGCAGCTGCTGGCGGAAGCCCTCGAGGCCATCGCCGTGCCCCTGCTGGGCGTGCTGCCCAGCGATCCGGCCCTGGACTGGCCCGAGCGCCACCTGGGGCTGCTGCCGCCCCAGGAGCAGGCCGACCTGCCCGAGCGCCAGCAGGCCTGGGCGGCTCTGGCGGAGCGCCACCTGGATCTGGAGCAGCTCTGGCCCCTGCTGGCCCCGGCGGCGCCGGCCAGCGGCCCCGGGCACGGGGATCCGATCGACTGGCTGCTGGGCTCCCACTCCCCATCCCGGTCCGGCCACCACAGGATGGGTTCGGGAACCGGGATGGCGTCCGGGAGCGGAATGCTTTCGGGGCCCCTGCCGGTGGCCGTGGCCCAGGACGCGGCGTTTCACTTCCGCTACCCGGAAGCCGATGAGCTGCTGCGGGGCTGCGGGCTCGATCCCCGGCCCTGGAGCCCACTGGCGGACGAGCCCCTGCCACCGGGCACCAGGGCCGTGCTGCTGCCGGGGGGCTATCCGGAACTCCATGCCGCCCCACTGGCGGCGGCGGGCCGCAGCCTCGCAGCCCTGCGGCAGGCGGCCAGGACTGGCCTGCCGATCGCGGCCGAATGCGGCGGGCTGCTGCTGCTGGGCGAAACCCTCGGCGATCCCGAGGGCCGGACCCACCCCATGGCCGGCGTGCTGCCGTTCTCGGCCCGGCGCGGAGCGCTCAGCCTCGGCTACCGCGAGGCCCTGGCCGGCAGCGATGGCCTGCTGGTGCGGCGCGGGGAGAGCTTCCGCGGCCATGAGTTCCACCGCTGGCAGCTGCAGACGGTGACGGACGGGGGAGGGCTGTGGCAGCTTGAAGGCTGGGGGAGCCCTCGCCGGAGCGAAGGATGGACAACACCGACCCTGCACGCCAGCTGGCTGCATCTCCACTGGGCTGGATGCCCGCGGATTCCTTCCCGGCTGGCCGCCGCAGCCGCGAGCGCCGCAGTGGCACCCGCCCGCAGCCTTCCTTCCCATCGGGTGCTTCCGGATGGCGGGGACCGGCAGAGCGCTGGCGCCTGA
- a CDS encoding acylphosphatase, translated as MDGKVQGVGYRAACCARAQDLGLGGWVRNLPDGRVELEAEGGHQQLNDLRLWCEFGPPGAEVQRVTSLPVGTTGEDWFEVRP; from the coding sequence GTGGACGGCAAGGTGCAGGGGGTGGGCTACCGCGCCGCCTGCTGTGCCCGCGCCCAGGATCTCGGCCTGGGGGGCTGGGTGCGCAACCTCCCCGATGGCCGGGTGGAGCTGGAGGCCGAGGGCGGCCACCAGCAGCTGAACGACCTGCGGCTCTGGTGTGAGTTCGGGCCTCCCGGTGCCGAGGTGCAGCGTGTCACCAGCCTGCCGGTGGGCACCACGGGGGAGGACTGGTTCGAAGTGCGTCCCTGA
- a CDS encoding GAP family protein, protein MTLAALDGSTTQLLEEIGAFGLAVALSPAHIVLLLLVLLGERPRLRGTAFVLAWLATSALVVAALLTVGHGLLLSMERGSAHRTGLDLIAAGGLLGLGLRELLNRSAEAATPGWADKLEQFCALPLPLLLALSSAFQIASPDDLFLFARTAAGVLEAKLGPGQEVLATVLFSLVSSLLLLAPLLALLLLGPERMLPQLRRGKTWLLARGDAVVGLVSLALAGYLGWQGIEGLQLRL, encoded by the coding sequence ATGACCCTGGCCGCCCTGGATGGCTCCACCACCCAACTGCTGGAGGAAATCGGAGCCTTCGGCCTGGCGGTGGCCCTTTCCCCCGCCCACATCGTGCTGCTGCTGCTGGTGCTGCTGGGCGAGCGGCCCCGCCTGCGGGGCACGGCCTTCGTGCTGGCCTGGCTGGCCACCAGCGCCCTGGTGGTGGCGGCTCTCCTCACGGTGGGACACGGGCTGCTGCTCAGCATGGAGCGGGGCAGTGCCCACCGCACCGGGCTCGATCTGATCGCGGCCGGAGGGCTGCTCGGCCTGGGCCTGCGGGAACTGCTCAACCGCAGCGCCGAAGCCGCCACGCCGGGCTGGGCCGACAAGCTCGAGCAGTTCTGTGCCCTGCCCCTGCCCCTGCTGCTGGCGCTGAGTTCAGCGTTTCAGATCGCCAGCCCGGATGATCTGTTCCTGTTCGCCAGAACCGCCGCCGGCGTGCTGGAGGCGAAGCTGGGGCCGGGCCAGGAGGTGCTGGCCACCGTGCTGTTCAGCCTGGTGAGCAGCCTGCTGCTGCTGGCGCCGCTGCTGGCCCTACTGCTGCTCGGCCCCGAGCGGATGCTGCCGCAGCTGCGGCGGGGGAAAACCTGGCTGCTGGCCCGGGGTGACGCCGTGGTGGGGCTGGTGAGCCTCGCTCTGGCTGGGTATCTGGGCTGGCAGGGCATCGAGGGCCTGCAGCTGAGGCTCTAG
- a CDS encoding ATP-dependent RecD-like DNA helicase has product MGPATRFPDPPLTTGQQQASASFGAWLAQPAQGVPFVLSGYAGTGKTFLSMAFLAQVEAQGLCWTVVAPTHKAVGVLRSHLARAGLTPTWYPSTIHRLLRLKLRRQGERERCEETEQTAAALEHLGLVLVDEASMVDSTLLEITLRCAHPFRTRLVFVGDPAQLPPVGEPSSAVFSLGRATTAQLTEVVRHQGPVLRLARGIREQVLPCRLPPALPPVRTPVGEVALLRRPQWLELAQEALRRSAAADDPDQARILCYTNRSLEQLVPIARRALHGAMADQVPVLPGEVLITRSAVMAPACREGEEAGEEPDMVLGSNREVVVRDVTPERCDLAGFGLTSADLGGTAAVPVIATLNAAVDTGDSQINLRLLPPLGSPDRAAIDAVLARLRLQAQQAGRQGGRALWRRFFLLRDAFAALGPAAVLTVHRSQGSTFAQVFVDGDVFLPRDPLLRRQLLYVAVSRASASVALVARNGEPGAEEALWGSWLADAEGPEGPAPPAENRS; this is encoded by the coding sequence TTGGGACCCGCCACCCGCTTCCCCGATCCCCCCCTGACGACCGGGCAGCAGCAGGCCAGCGCCAGCTTCGGCGCCTGGCTGGCGCAGCCGGCCCAGGGCGTGCCCTTCGTGCTCAGCGGCTACGCCGGCACCGGCAAGACGTTCCTGTCCATGGCTTTCCTGGCCCAGGTGGAGGCCCAGGGCCTGTGCTGGACCGTGGTGGCCCCCACCCACAAGGCCGTGGGCGTGCTGCGCAGCCACCTGGCCCGCGCCGGTCTCACGCCCACCTGGTACCCCTCCACGATTCACCGGCTGCTGCGGCTCAAGCTGCGGCGCCAGGGTGAGCGGGAACGCTGCGAGGAAACGGAGCAGACCGCCGCCGCCCTGGAGCATCTGGGCCTGGTGCTGGTGGATGAGGCCTCGATGGTGGACAGCACCCTGCTGGAGATCACGCTGCGCTGTGCCCACCCCTTCCGCACCCGGCTGGTGTTCGTGGGGGATCCGGCCCAGCTGCCGCCGGTGGGGGAGCCGAGCAGTGCGGTGTTCAGCCTCGGCCGGGCGACGACGGCCCAGCTCACCGAGGTGGTGCGGCACCAGGGGCCCGTGCTGCGGCTGGCCCGGGGCATCCGCGAGCAGGTGCTGCCCTGCCGCCTGCCGCCGGCCCTGCCCCCCGTGCGCACCCCCGTGGGGGAGGTGGCGCTGCTGCGGCGGCCCCAGTGGCTGGAGCTGGCCCAGGAGGCCCTGCGCCGCAGCGCGGCGGCGGATGATCCGGATCAGGCCCGCATCCTCTGCTACACGAACCGCTCCCTGGAGCAGCTGGTGCCGATCGCCCGCCGGGCCCTGCACGGTGCCATGGCCGACCAGGTGCCCGTGCTGCCCGGTGAGGTGCTGATCACCCGCAGCGCCGTGATGGCCCCGGCCTGCCGGGAAGGGGAGGAGGCCGGCGAGGAACCCGACATGGTGCTCGGCTCCAACCGGGAGGTGGTGGTGCGCGATGTGACGCCCGAGCGCTGTGATCTGGCCGGATTCGGGCTCACCAGCGCCGATCTGGGCGGAACGGCCGCCGTGCCGGTGATCGCCACCCTCAACGCCGCGGTGGACACCGGCGACAGCCAGATCAACCTGCGGCTCCTGCCCCCGCTGGGCTCGCCCGATCGCGCCGCCATCGACGCGGTGCTGGCTCGCTTGCGGCTGCAGGCCCAGCAGGCCGGCAGGCAGGGGGGGCGGGCGCTGTGGCGGCGGTTCTTCCTGCTGCGGGATGCCTTCGCGGCGCTGGGACCTGCGGCGGTGCTCACCGTCCACCGCAGCCAGGGGAGCACCTTCGCTCAGGTGTTCGTGGACGGGGATGTGTTCCTGCCCCGGGATCCGCTGCTGCGGCGCCAGCTCCTCTATGTGGCCGTGAGCCGGGCCAGTGCCTCGGTGGCCCTGGTGGCGCGGAATGGGGAGCCCGGGGCCGAGGAGGCCCTGTGGGGGAGCTGGCTGGCGGATGCCGAGGGCCCCGAGGGCCCGGCGCCGCCTGCCGAGAACCGCTCCTAG
- a CDS encoding divergent PAP2 family protein has product MRGLPGLLSAPHDSQPLVALLSNDALWWGLAACGLAQLSKLAIELVVHRRWRPAVLFETGGMPSSHSALLTGTTAAIGWQQGFADPLFALAATLCFVVLYDASGVRRAAGLTAQRVNGLPVRLWEPSELPDSTPQPPPTTLILKPLKENLGHTRLEVLIGSLLGPAIALPGLVLLGSPLELAHRWGLSLPLPLA; this is encoded by the coding sequence ATGAGGGGACTGCCGGGCCTGCTCAGCGCTCCCCATGACAGCCAGCCCCTGGTGGCCCTGCTCAGCAACGACGCCCTCTGGTGGGGCCTGGCGGCCTGTGGCCTGGCCCAGCTGTCCAAGCTGGCGATCGAACTGGTGGTGCACCGCCGCTGGCGGCCCGCCGTGCTGTTCGAAACGGGGGGGATGCCCTCGAGCCATTCCGCCCTGCTCACCGGCACCACGGCGGCGATCGGCTGGCAGCAGGGCTTCGCCGATCCCCTCTTCGCCCTGGCGGCCACCCTCTGCTTCGTGGTGCTCTACGACGCCTCCGGTGTGCGTCGTGCCGCCGGCCTTACTGCCCAGCGGGTGAATGGCCTGCCCGTGCGTCTCTGGGAGCCTTCCGAGCTGCCGGATTCCACCCCGCAGCCCCCGCCCACGACCCTGATCCTCAAACCCCTCAAGGAGAACCTGGGCCACACCAGGCTGGAGGTGCTGATCGGCAGTCTGCTCGGCCCGGCCATCGCCCTGCCCGGGCTCGTGCTGCTCGGTTCGCCCCTGGAGCTGGCCCACCGCTGGGGCTTGTCGCTCCCTCTGCCGTTGGCCTGA
- the crtE gene encoding geranylgeranyl diphosphate synthase CrtE: MTAAVSTTSGNAAGSDPVISGGEGPAGFDFHAYLEAGRLRVEAALDASLGPERPEALREAMRYSLLAGGKRLRPILCLAACELAGGDSERAMPTAVALEMIHTMSLIHDDLPAMDDDDLRRGRPTNHKVYGEANAILAGDALLTRAFEMVALRSPGVPAERLLAVVGELSLASGAPGLVGGQVVDLECEGKTVDLDTLEYIHLHKTGALLRACVLCGALIAGAPEALLAALRTYARGIGLAFQIIDDILDVTASSEVLGKTAGKDLTADKTTYPKLLGLDESRQRAQALVLQAKEALAPFDAAGRAAPLLALADYITSRDR, encoded by the coding sequence ATGACCGCGGCGGTGAGCACGACCTCCGGCAACGCCGCCGGAAGCGACCCAGTGATCAGCGGCGGCGAGGGCCCTGCCGGTTTCGACTTCCATGCCTATCTCGAGGCCGGGCGCCTGAGGGTGGAGGCGGCCCTGGACGCTTCGCTCGGTCCTGAGAGACCGGAGGCCCTGCGCGAGGCGATGCGCTATTCCCTGCTGGCCGGGGGCAAGCGGCTGCGGCCGATTCTCTGCCTGGCGGCCTGTGAGCTGGCCGGTGGTGACAGCGAGCGGGCCATGCCAACGGCGGTGGCCCTGGAGATGATCCACACCATGTCGTTGATCCATGACGATCTGCCCGCCATGGATGACGACGACCTGCGCCGCGGCCGCCCCACCAATCACAAGGTGTACGGGGAAGCCAACGCCATCCTGGCCGGCGATGCCCTGCTCACCCGCGCCTTCGAGATGGTGGCCCTGCGCAGCCCCGGGGTGCCGGCGGAGCGCCTGCTGGCCGTGGTGGGCGAGCTGAGCCTGGCCTCGGGCGCCCCGGGTCTGGTGGGTGGCCAGGTGGTGGACCTGGAGTGCGAAGGCAAGACCGTGGATCTCGACACCCTCGAGTACATCCACTTGCACAAGACCGGTGCGCTGCTGCGGGCCTGCGTGCTCTGCGGCGCCCTGATCGCCGGAGCTCCCGAGGCGTTGCTCGCGGCCCTGCGGACCTATGCCCGCGGCATCGGCCTGGCCTTCCAGATCATCGACGACATCCTGGACGTGACGGCCAGCAGCGAGGTGCTCGGCAAGACCGCCGGCAAGGACCTCACCGCCGACAAGACCACCTACCCCAAGCTGCTCGGTCTGGACGAATCGCGCCAACGGGCCCAGGCCCTGGTGCTGCAGGCCAAGGAGGCCCTGGCCCCCTTCGATGCCGCCGGCCGCGCGGCACCGCTGCTGGCCCTGGCGGACTACATCACCAGCCGCGACCGATGA
- the folD gene encoding bifunctional methylenetetrahydrofolate dehydrogenase/methenyltetrahydrofolate cyclohydrolase FolD: MATRLDGRQLAGLIEQRLAAVIDARQTAVGRPPGLAVLRVGEDPASGVYVANKERACARVGIHSFGSHLPGDTTAAEVRATIERLNAHPEVDGILLQLPLPAGLDAAPLLLAMDPEKDADGLHTLNLGRLLKGEPGPRSCTPAGVMALLAHQGVELSGTRAVVVGRSILVGQPMALMLQAADATVTVAHSRTRELESLTRQADVLVVAAGRPRMIGAEHVRSGAVVVDVGIHRRPEGGLWGDVRFEEVEPLAAAITPVPGGVGPMTVTMLLVNTVVAWCRRHGLDHGLVDLVA, encoded by the coding sequence ATGGCCACCCGTCTCGATGGGCGTCAGCTCGCCGGCCTGATCGAGCAGCGCCTCGCTGCCGTGATCGACGCCCGCCAGACGGCGGTGGGCAGGCCGCCGGGGCTGGCGGTGCTGCGGGTGGGTGAGGATCCTGCCAGCGGGGTCTATGTGGCCAACAAGGAGCGGGCCTGTGCCCGCGTCGGAATCCACAGCTTCGGCTCCCATCTGCCGGGGGACACGACCGCTGCGGAGGTGCGGGCGACCATCGAGCGCCTCAATGCCCACCCCGAGGTGGACGGCATCCTGCTGCAGCTGCCTCTGCCCGCTGGCCTGGATGCCGCTCCGCTGCTGCTGGCCATGGATCCGGAGAAGGACGCCGACGGCCTCCACACCCTCAACCTCGGCCGGCTGCTCAAGGGGGAGCCCGGACCCCGCAGCTGCACCCCCGCTGGCGTGATGGCCCTGCTGGCCCACCAGGGGGTGGAGCTCTCCGGAACGCGGGCCGTGGTGGTGGGGCGCAGCATCCTGGTGGGCCAGCCCATGGCGCTGATGCTGCAGGCCGCCGATGCCACCGTCACCGTGGCCCACTCCCGCACCCGGGAGCTGGAGTCCCTGACCCGTCAGGCCGACGTGCTGGTGGTGGCGGCGGGCCGCCCGCGCATGATCGGTGCCGAGCACGTGCGATCCGGGGCCGTGGTGGTGGATGTGGGCATTCACCGCAGGCCGGAGGGAGGGCTGTGGGGCGACGTGCGTTTCGAGGAGGTGGAGCCGCTGGCGGCGGCGATCACGCCGGTTCCCGGCGGCGTCGGTCCGATGACCGTGACCATGCTGCTGGTGAACACCGTGGTGGCCTGGTGTCGCCGCCACGGCCTCGATCACGGCCTGGTGGATCTGGTGGCCTGA